The following coding sequences lie in one Heliangelus exortis chromosome 6, bHelExo1.hap1, whole genome shotgun sequence genomic window:
- the DHRS9 gene encoding dehydrogenase/reductase SDR family member 9, with protein sequence MTTWRYRLNLQMSPQNVSLSDSLHVAVLASILCLLIYWLIRDRQRVRNLSGKHVFITGCDTGLGNSLAKWFDTRGFCVIAACATEKGGQELQSCSSPSLKTVNLNLADSNSIARAVLFVTKETSGKGLFGLVSDAEGTAPIAPTDWLSIEDFHSVLDVSLLGLIEITLKLLPLLKKAEGRVVNLIHAKGITAFAGGGYSLSKWGMEAFSDTLRIEMQHFGVKVSIVEHGFFKAVADSDVMKGNLVRLWNGLTPEIRNSYGEKYFVEYIKAQRSLVERLCDSDTSNVIKCMEHALTSKYPRTRYGAGWDAKFFGLFLSYAPSCLSDMLLRMMFPAPAAGRRSVPGVVINI encoded by the exons ATGACCACCTGGAGGTATAGACTGAACTTGCAGATGTCTCCACAGAAC GTCTCACTTTCAGACTCACTGCACGTAGCAGTTTTGGCTTCCATACTTTGTCTGCTCATTTATTGGCTCATCAGAGACAGGCAGAGAGTGAGAAACCTGAGTGGAAAGCATGTCTTCATCACAGGCTGTGACACTGGGCTTGGAAACTCACTGGCTAAATGGTTTGACACAAGGGGATTTTGTGTCATTGCTGCATGTGCTACAGAAAAAGGAGGCCAAGAGCTCCAGTCTTGCTCCTCACCCTCGCTGAAGACAGTGAACCTGAACTTAGCTGACTCCAACAGCAttgccagggctgtgctgtttGTGACCAAAGAGACATCTGGCAAAG GGCTTTTTGGCTTGGTGAGTGATGCTGAAGGAACAGCACCTATAGCGCCCACTGACTGGCTGAGCATTGAAGACTTCCACTCAGTGCTGGATGTTAGTCTGCTGGGATTGATTGAAATCACACTCAAACTTCTGCCACTTCTGAAAAAAGCTGAGGGAAGAGTAGTCAACTTAATTCATGCCAAAGGCATCACAGCTTTTGCAGGAGGTGGCTACAGCCTGTCCAAATGGGGCATGGAAGCTTTTTCTGACACCTTACG gatAGAGATGCAGCATTTTGGAGTGAAAGTAAGCATTGTTGAGCACGGTTTCTTCAAGGCAGTAGCTGATTCGGATGTCATGAAGGGCAACCTTGTAAGACTTTGGAATGGACTGACTCCTGAGATCAGGAACTCCTATggagaaaaatactttgttgAAT atATAAAAGCTCAAAGATCATTAGTGGAAAGACTGTGTGACTCTGATACTTCTAATGTCATAAAATGCATGGAACATGCCCTGACATCAAAGTACCCCAGGACACGATATGGAGCTGGATGGGACGCAAAGTTCTTTGGGCTGTTTCTCTCCTATGCCCCAAGCTGTTTATCTGACATGCTGCTGCGTATGATgtttccagctccagcagctggcaggagatCAGTTCCTGGAGTTGTAATTAACATTTAG